The Pantoea phytobeneficialis genome has a segment encoding these proteins:
- a CDS encoding PDR/VanB family oxidoreductase: MKQAENLAVTVIAKQFNGAGNVLLTLASASGHPLPVFTPGAHIDVTIPDCGKRQYSLCSAAGEAHYQVCVRLDQASGGGSRWLHHQVQTGTRLTISAPRNHFPLPEAPRTLLFAAGIGLTPLLVMAEHLAAQNAEFTLHLFLKRHDELPFSARLDQLGSRVVLHYSSEGDSLRQRVPEDLKVAHNSVLVSCGPAGFMEHLHQLAQQHGWRDDQLHSEKFKPDVTTQSIAGDVFTVEIASSGARHTINADESIAEVLERAGIDIELSCEQGMCGACITGVLSGEPDHRDEVLSKKERAANDCIVLCCSRARTPLLVLDL; this comes from the coding sequence ATGAAGCAGGCAGAGAATCTGGCTGTCACCGTCATCGCAAAGCAGTTCAACGGTGCTGGCAATGTATTACTGACCCTGGCGTCTGCCAGCGGCCACCCACTACCGGTGTTTACCCCCGGTGCCCATATTGATGTGACCATTCCCGACTGTGGCAAGCGGCAGTATTCGCTGTGCTCGGCCGCCGGGGAGGCACACTATCAAGTTTGCGTCCGTCTCGATCAGGCATCGGGCGGCGGCTCTCGCTGGCTGCACCATCAGGTGCAGACGGGGACGCGTTTAACCATCTCCGCACCACGCAACCATTTTCCGCTGCCGGAAGCGCCGCGTACATTGCTGTTTGCGGCGGGTATCGGCCTGACACCGTTGCTGGTGATGGCTGAGCACCTGGCGGCGCAGAATGCCGAGTTCACGCTGCATCTGTTTCTTAAACGTCACGATGAGCTACCGTTTAGTGCGCGTCTGGACCAGCTTGGCTCGCGGGTGGTGCTGCATTACAGCAGCGAGGGCGATAGCCTGCGCCAGCGAGTACCAGAAGACCTCAAAGTAGCGCACAACAGCGTGCTGGTGAGCTGTGGACCGGCGGGTTTTATGGAGCATCTGCATCAACTGGCGCAGCAACATGGCTGGCGTGACGATCAACTGCATAGCGAAAAATTCAAACCTGATGTCACCACGCAATCGATTGCTGGCGACGTGTTCACGGTAGAAATCGCCTCCAGCGGTGCGCGTCACACCATCAATGCCGATGAAAGCATTGCTGAAGTGCTGGAGCGTGCAGGGATCGACATCGAACTCTCCTGCGAGCAGGGCATGTGCGGAGCCTGTATTACCGGCGTGCTGAGCGGTGAGCCGGATCATCGCGATGAAGTGTTGAGTAAGAAAGAGCGCGCGGCGAATGACTGCATCGTGCTGTGCTGCTCACGCGCCCGTACCCCGTTACTGGTACTTGACCTGTGA
- a CDS encoding LysR family transcriptional regulator, producing MFAFSRFLIYFTEVARQGSLRKASETLHVSASSIDRQILRVEQQLDMPLFERHPSGLRMTAAGEILLNAARNWQREFGRVCTQLDDLRGLRHGHVHIATIDAINRGFFSAILQRIRTEYPGISFTLTTMSNIHIANALTNGDADFGIMLNPQSSRELLVKSFADLRLGIVVSSQHPLAKLETIRFSHCESWPFIVPAAPLMLAEPLEALINSSGITLNEVGRTNNIHMLRSLVRDDVGISLMCWLDIVDEYRRGELKFIPLIDGMLKPFTLSLCVAPQRQLSIAASMMLRELESFFALMQNEEALAGQTTAPPPAP from the coding sequence ATGTTCGCCTTCTCCCGGTTTCTGATCTACTTCACCGAGGTGGCCCGCCAGGGTTCACTGCGCAAGGCTTCCGAGACGCTGCATGTCTCGGCATCCTCCATCGATCGACAGATTTTGCGGGTGGAACAGCAGCTGGATATGCCGCTGTTTGAACGTCATCCATCAGGATTACGTATGACCGCAGCCGGGGAAATTTTGCTGAACGCTGCCAGGAACTGGCAGCGAGAGTTTGGTCGCGTCTGTACCCAGCTCGATGATCTGCGCGGCCTGCGTCACGGTCATGTGCATATCGCCACCATTGATGCCATCAACCGCGGCTTTTTCTCGGCCATTCTGCAACGCATTCGCACCGAGTATCCCGGTATCTCCTTTACGCTCACCACCATGAGCAACATCCATATCGCTAACGCGCTGACCAATGGCGACGCCGATTTTGGCATCATGCTCAATCCACAAAGCTCGCGCGAGCTGCTGGTGAAGTCGTTTGCGGATTTACGCCTGGGTATTGTGGTCAGCAGCCAACACCCGCTGGCCAAGCTGGAAACTATCCGCTTCAGCCATTGTGAATCCTGGCCGTTTATCGTTCCCGCCGCCCCCCTGATGCTGGCAGAGCCGCTTGAGGCCCTGATCAACAGCTCCGGCATCACCCTGAATGAGGTAGGCCGCACCAACAATATCCATATGCTGCGTTCGCTGGTTCGCGATGACGTGGGCATCAGCCTGATGTGTTGGCTGGATATTGTGGATGAATACCGCCGTGGTGAACTGAAATTTATCCCGCTGATAGATGGCATGCTGAAGCCGTTTACCCTGTCGCTGTGCGTCGCCCCGCAGCGTCAGCTATCGATTGCCGCCTCAATGATGCTGCGTGAACTGGAGTCGTTTTTCGCCCTGATGCAGAACGAAGAAGCCCTGGCGGGGCAAACCACTGCCCCTCCGCCCGCCCCGTAA
- the bglF gene encoding PTS beta-glucoside transporter subunit IIABC, giving the protein MPYQELADEIVEGVGGKANIISVIHCATRLRFKLKQPGKAQTAALKNNPGIIMVVESGGQYQVVIGNHVGEVYQQVASRHGLENDNSDRADAPKQTLFARFIDLVSGIFTPFIGVMIASGIIKGLLALALVLGVMHQESGSYKLLFVASDGLFYFLPILLGYSASKKFGGNPFVGMAIAAALVHPLILTALEQQQQGENLRFFGIPLEIINYSSSVIPIIFASWVASLVERVVHPRSPGAVRNFTTPLLCLIITVPLTFLAIGPAATWLSRMLAEGYLWIYSLSPTIAGAVMGAIWQVCVIFGLHWGLVPIMLNNLTNFGHDTLLPLLMPAVLGQAGATLGVMLRTHEAKVKAMAGSAFSASIFGITEPAVYGITLPNRRPFIFGCIGGALGAAILGFWHTTIYSFGFPSIFTFIQVVPPSGIDASVYASFAGAIVALLFATVATWLFGLPTPAPVVETAPTPAGDASPVRKQTVFSPISGKVMALDSIKDETFASGLLGKGVAIVPDNGRVVSPIDGVVSSFFRTHHAIGLTADDGAEVLIHVGLDTVKLDGKFFTPHVAVDDVVKVGDLLLEFDLSAIQAAGYDLTTPVVVSNSDEFIDVLSLQPSTVTACAPLLSAVK; this is encoded by the coding sequence ATGCCATATCAGGAACTGGCCGACGAAATTGTCGAAGGTGTCGGCGGTAAAGCCAACATCATCAGCGTGATCCACTGCGCCACACGCTTACGCTTTAAACTCAAGCAGCCGGGTAAAGCCCAGACCGCGGCGTTGAAGAATAATCCCGGCATCATCATGGTGGTGGAGAGCGGCGGCCAGTATCAGGTGGTGATTGGCAACCACGTTGGCGAGGTATATCAGCAGGTAGCCAGTCGTCACGGGTTGGAAAACGACAACAGCGACCGTGCCGATGCCCCCAAACAAACGCTGTTCGCCCGCTTTATCGATCTGGTTTCCGGCATCTTCACCCCGTTTATCGGGGTAATGATCGCCTCCGGTATTATCAAAGGACTGCTGGCCCTGGCGCTGGTGCTGGGTGTCATGCATCAGGAGAGCGGCAGCTACAAGCTGCTGTTTGTCGCCAGCGATGGCCTGTTTTATTTCCTGCCGATCCTGCTTGGCTACAGCGCCAGCAAAAAATTTGGCGGCAACCCGTTTGTCGGCATGGCTATCGCCGCTGCGCTGGTCCATCCGCTGATCCTCACCGCGCTGGAACAGCAGCAGCAGGGCGAGAATCTACGCTTTTTCGGCATCCCGCTGGAGATCATCAACTACAGCTCATCCGTGATCCCGATTATCTTTGCCTCCTGGGTTGCCAGCCTGGTTGAACGGGTGGTACATCCGCGTTCCCCTGGCGCGGTGCGTAACTTCACCACCCCGCTGCTGTGCCTGATTATCACCGTGCCCCTGACCTTCCTCGCCATCGGTCCGGCTGCCACCTGGCTGAGCCGCATGCTGGCGGAGGGGTATCTGTGGATTTACAGCCTCAGCCCGACCATCGCCGGTGCGGTGATGGGGGCCATCTGGCAGGTGTGCGTGATCTTCGGTCTGCACTGGGGGCTGGTACCGATCATGCTGAATAACCTCACTAACTTCGGCCACGACACCCTGCTGCCGCTGCTGATGCCAGCAGTGCTCGGCCAGGCTGGCGCCACCCTCGGCGTGATGCTGCGTACCCATGAAGCCAAAGTGAAGGCGATGGCCGGTTCTGCCTTTAGCGCCAGCATCTTCGGCATCACCGAACCGGCGGTGTACGGCATCACCCTGCCCAACCGTCGTCCCTTTATCTTTGGCTGCATCGGTGGCGCACTGGGTGCCGCAATCCTTGGTTTCTGGCATACCACCATTTATTCGTTTGGTTTCCCCAGCATCTTCACCTTTATTCAGGTGGTGCCGCCCAGCGGCATCGACGCCAGCGTCTACGCCTCTTTTGCCGGTGCCATCGTGGCATTGCTGTTCGCCACCGTCGCCACCTGGCTGTTTGGCCTGCCCACTCCCGCCCCGGTAGTGGAAACCGCCCCGACTCCGGCAGGCGACGCCTCGCCGGTACGCAAGCAAACCGTGTTTAGCCCGATCTCGGGCAAGGTAATGGCGCTGGATTCGATCAAAGATGAAACCTTCGCCAGCGGCCTGCTGGGCAAAGGTGTGGCAATTGTGCCGGATAATGGCCGCGTGGTGTCGCCGATTGATGGTGTGGTGTCATCATTTTTCCGCACCCACCACGCCATTGGATTGACCGCAGACGACGGTGCGGAAGTCTTGATTCATGTCGGTCTCGACACCGTCAAACTGGACGGCAAATTTTTCACTCCACACGTCGCCGTCGATGATGTGGTGAAAGTGGGCGATCTGCTGCTGGAGTTCGACCTGAGCGCCATTCAGGCGGCCGGATACGATCTCACCACCCCGGTGGTGGTCAGTAACAGCGATGAATTTATTGATGTTTTATCCCTGCAACCGTCAACGGTAACGGCCTGTGCGCCGTTGCTCAGTGCGGTGAAATAA